Proteins from a genomic interval of Channa argus isolate prfri chromosome 11, Channa argus male v1.0, whole genome shotgun sequence:
- the hic2 gene encoding hypermethylated in cancer 2 protein, with protein MELPNHAKQLLLQLNQQRAKGFLCDVIIVVENALFRAHKNILAASSIYFKSLVLHDNLINLDTEMVNPSVFRQVLDFIYTGKLLSSSDQSSEQNFSALLTAASYLQLNDLAALCRKKLKRGGGKPLPGKPSTTAPLSRLRLNNQRLSSSTPVSNNHYPPTPSDAEQPQPDEGLRDKLSDDEMFVGSSGKNGNGANGSSNGNISSGGSAGEPDLGLDLSKKSPPSAGTVTDALSPQSNSQGSPQSASVSTTNSASLDDSSTTLPGVDTCGSETMELNCSSKTLEVNQNQPDGPPPQKKSRQGTRKNEWPKRGASVLKSEDSDRPLVNGVIVGPKDGRSSGAGGGSGSSFTSDHSFHCKDEEEGGENGQDHSEESGQSDGESAGGGTGGGHHSANYVYRQEGFEPALGDNLYVCIPCGKGFPSSEQLNAHVETHTEDELYIKEEGGTFVKEEDEEEAEDLSAPVGPSNFGSETRPFKCTVCSKSYKDPATLRQHEKSHWLTRPFPCNICGKMFTQRGTMTRHMRSHLGLKPFACEECGMRFTRQYRLTEHMRVHSGEKPYECQLCGGKFTQQRNLISHLRMHTSPS; from the coding sequence ATGGAACTGCCAAATCATGCcaaacaactgctgctgcaactCAACCAGCAGAGAGCCAAGGGCTTCTTGTGTGATGTCATCATTGTTGTGGAGAATGCACTCTTCCGTGCCCACAAGAATATTTTGGCCGCGAGCAGCATTTACTTTAAATCTTTGGTCCTCCACGATAACCTCATTAACCTTGATACAGAGATGGTCAACCCCTCTGTATTCAGGCAAGTTCTGGACTTCATCTACACTGGGAAGCTCCTGTCTTCATCAGACCAGAGCAGTGAGCAAAACTTCAGTGCCCTCTTAACCGCAGCCAGCTACCTCCAGCTCAATGACCTCGCTGCTCTGTGCAGAAAGAAACTGAAGCGCGGTGGTGGGAAACCCCTGCCAGGTAAACCCTCCACTACAGCTCCTCTTAGCCGCTTACGCCTCAATAATCAGCGCCTTTCCTCTTCTACACCTGTTTCCAACAACCACTATCCTCCAACCCCTTCCGATGCTGAACAGCCACAGCCAGATGAAGGCCTTCGGGACAAACTCTCAGACGATGAGATGTTTGTCGGCAGCTCTGGGAAGAATGGAAATGGGGCAAATGGCAGCAGTAATGGTAATATCAGTAGTGGAGGAAGTGCTGGCGAGCCAGACCTTGGACTAGACCTGTCCAAGAAGAGCCCTCCCTCTGCAGGGACAGTCACTGATGCCCTCAGCCCACAAAGCAACTCCCAAGGATCCCCTCAATCTGCCTCAGTATCCACGACCAACAGTGCCTCTCTGGATGACTCCTCTACCACCCTACCAGGTGTAGACACCTGTGGCTCAGAGACCATGGAACTCAACTGTTCCTCTAAAACCTTAGAGGTAAACCAAAACCAACCTGATGGTCCCCCACCTCAGAAGAAATCCCGGCAGGGAACTCGCAAGAATGAATGGCCCAAGAGAGGGGCATCGGTTCTAAAGTCTGAAGATAGTGACAGGCCTCTGGTTAATGGGGTGATTGTGGGTCCTAAAGATGGACGCTCATCTGGAGCTGGAGGGGGCAGTGGtagcagcttcacctctgaccATTCCTTCCATTGTAAAGATGAGGAAGAAGGAGGGGAGAATGGACAGGACCACAGTGAGGAGAGCGGTCAAAGTGATGGAGAGAGTGCAGGAGGGGGAACCGGAGGGGGGCACCACAGTGCCAACTACGTATACAGGCAGGAAGGTTTCGAGCCCGCACTTGGAGACAATCTCTATGTGTGCATTCCCTGTGGTAAAGGCTTCCCCAGTTCTGAGCAGCTAAATGCTCACGTGGAGACGCATACTGAGGATGAGCTCTACATCAAAGAAGAGGGAGGGACCTTTgtgaaagaggaagatgaggaggaagctGAGGACCTTTCTGCCCCTGTCGGTCCCTCCAACTTTGGCTCTGAAACACGTCCGTTTAAGTGTACAGTCTGCAGTAAGAGCTACAAAGACCCAGCAACGCTGAGGCAACACGAAAAAAGCCACTGGCTGACCAGGCCCTTCCCCTGCAACATCTGTGGTAAAATGTTCACCCAGAGGGGCACCATGACACGCCACATGCGCAGCCACTTAGGCCTCAAGCCGTTTGCATGTGAGGAGTGCGGCATGCGCTTCACACGGCAATACCGTCTGACAGAGCACATGCGTGTCCATTCTGGGGAGAAGCCGTATGAATGCCAGCTATGCGGGGGAAAGTTTACTCAGCAGCGCAACCTCATCAGTCACCTGAGAATGCACACCTCACCCTCTTAG